Part of the Sphingobacterium sp. LZ7M1 genome, TTCCAGCAGTATTGTTCACCAAACCGGCATTGGAAAATGAGTTATTGGCATTCGCTTGGATACGCCAGTCGTTTTGGTAAATGTATTCCTCGACAGCATGACTACTATCCACATAAGTACTGGAATCTACAAAACGATCGATATGCTCACGTTGTAATTTTCGGGTATGGCGAAACAACATAAATGAACGCATCACCTGAAAATATCCAGCTGCATAGAGCTTTCTTTCTATGACGTCCTGAATGTCTTCAACATCCAAGAGGTCGGCATTTTGCTGTTCGTCCAGAATGGTTTCTATGATCTGCTCATCATAAGGAACAGACACACTTTCGAATGCCTTTTTTATGGCATCTTCAATTTTATAGGAATGAAAAAGTTCAAGAGAACCATCACGTTTGATCACGTTTTTCATAGGCATGGTTTTAGAATGAGAGATAGATTTCAAGAATTACATAAAGCTAACCACAAAAGCCCCAGTATTTTATGAGGCGAAACATAAAGGCCTATTTTGTGCAAAAAATTAGAAAGAAAAGTTGATCTGGGCTATTAAATTACGGCCAGGTCTAGCAATCTTCATGATATCTTGATGGCGAAAATAATATCTATCAAAGATATTTTCCAACCTTAAATTAGCGGTTAGTTTTTGCTGCTTTATTTGGAATGCCTTCCGCACCGCAACATTGAACAAGGTTGCTTCGGGTGTAGCGGTATCCCCATAAATGGCGGTACTCACTTTATTTTGTTTAGCAAAATAACTTACTTCAAATTGCGCCACATAGCCCTTATGGTTAAAGAGGAAAGTATTATTATTGGTAAAAGGCGAAATCAACGGCAGGTAATTGCCTTCAAAATCCTTTCCTTCGGAAAAGGCTATGGTGCTCAACCACTCCAGATTCTTTAAGAACTTGATCTTCATGGCCATTTCAGCCCCCATCAGATTGGCATGTTCCAAATTCTGATGTTGTTTCACCCCAGTAGCACCAATGGTCATCACATGAAAGTCAGGATTAATCCTTCCGGCAATGTAGTCCCTGAAATAGTAGTTATACAGATTTGCCTCCAATCTAAGCCAAGGAAGCTGATAGCTGAGACCAAAGCTTGCCTGTAGTGACTTCTCGGTTTTCAGATCCACATTACCTAGGTAATCATAGCTATCCAACCGGTTGAACAGATAGAACCCATAATATTCCTGAAGACTGGCACTGCGGTTCGCATATCCAATCTTTGCCATCCAATGCAAATTGGCAGATGGATGATAATGGCCGGTCAGGTTAATGTTTCCAAGGTGATTTGAACCATCGAGAGGAGCATCTGTTAAGCTAGATAGCTGTTCTTTCCCTTGCTGGCTATAGATACTGGAGTTCGCTAAGCTATAGGTTCCCATAAAATCCAGCATCCATTTTTCATTCAGATAGTATCTATCTGACAGGTCCAAGCTCAGCAAACCTCGCTGTACATCGGGCAGGGTAAACATAAACATAGGATTACCTTCTTTTGGATACATGGTCATATTGGCTGTCAACCTATTGATGTATCCATTTAGCCTTGCTTGCAAATGATGCTTGGCAAACTGATATCCCGACTCGGAATAAAAGCCAGCAGTACATGACAGACCGGGCATATCCATGTGCATCGGAACAGTTTCCGCAGGTCTTTTGCTATCATCCATAGCATGGTCTATATGGTTGAAATAAATCTTAGATCGAATTTCATTCAGCCCTACTTTGCCGGCATTATAGACATGCGTCAGGGAAACAATATTTGCATTGGCAAAAGCAACATCCATGGTCAATGCAGGATACCCAATATCCTGACCATAATCGGCAAGATATTGGGCAAGTATTTGATTCTTGGAATTCAACTTATAGGTCGCAGCAATAGATCCATTCCATTTCTGGAACTGCGAATTTGGAACAATTGTCCTGTCCGCCGCTTTATAGTTCTGTGCTTTTCTAAAAATTCCGTTCACGAGGAATGCAAATTTATCCGAACTATATTGCAGTGATGCCAAGGTCTGAACAGCTTGTGAGTTCGATTCATAACCTGTCCCTAGCATTCCATTCAATTGAGGTACTTTGGAAAGTTCTGGATTGGCAAGTTTGAAGTTCATTCCTCCGGCCATTCCCCCAGCATAGCTGTTGAATGATGGGCCAATATTCACATTGATCTGCTTCAAGTTACTGGGCTCAATGTAAGAGCTGATAGGATCCATACGATCGGTACATGCTCCAAAAATCGCCATTCCATCAATTGTCAGATTGATCTGCGCAGCATTTAGGCTACGGATGGTTGGTTCCCAGGCATAATTGCCCCTGCGAACCATCTGTACCCCAGCTATCCTGTCCAAGATCTGGTCAATATTGGCTTGTTTAGAAGCTCGTTGTTCATTTTCAAGCTGCTTATTTACTGAAACCTGAGTACTTACCACCACTTCCTCAATGGCAACATTCTTCAAGGTGTCATGATGATGATGCTGGGCTTGAACAAATTGTCCAGCCGCAAGGAAGCAAAAACTTAAAATAAAAGAAACCCTTTTCATAAGCCCTAAATTTTAACGAGTCCTAACAATTTTATTGATCCTTATTATCAAAAAAGAACATCTAGAAAGACATCTTTCCCTAACTGGGTTTCACCCTTGCTGATATTGAAGAATAATCTCCAATCTCCAGACATACTGAAATTCACTTTTCCTTTATAAATTCCTGCACCTGAACCCTGTGGGTTTACATTATTGCTGGAGCCATGGTTCATGGAAGTCATTTCGGGATGGAAATCTAATGTCAATCCATCTTGAACAGGAAATGAAAACATATTTTCCCTCCAGAAAACCATCACTTCCAAATCATTGATTCCAATCTTTGGGGAAGAAGGTTGTACCAAGGTCAGGATGTAGCGTTTATTATCAGGTGCAGTGAAAGACTTCACAGGAACATTACGCGTGGCTGCAGGTTTGATCACGACCGGAAAGTTCAGCGTTTCATTATTGATTTTCAGGTCAATTGCCCAAGTTCCATTATCCGCAGTAGGCATGGTAAAAACCACAAAACCTTGGAAGGCATCAACGGCAGAATTGAATGCAAATTTACCGGTAGGTGCACCATGTTTCATGGTACCCATATCCATGACTGGAGAAAATTCTATCTTATCTGTAGCATTAGATTTTCCATCTTTCAAAACTCTGATATAAACTTGTTGAAAACCTACAACCAGGTCCTTATCAGCCAAGAGCTGGACCTGCGTTGAGGCATTTATCGTTTTTTCAGCAATGATCATTTTATCTTCCAAAGGATTCTCCAAACCATCGTCCTTTTGGCAAGAAGCCATCGTCAGAGCAAATAAACTCCAACAGATCACATAGATTACATTTTTCATAGTAGTATTAATTTAGTTTTATTGTCTATTCAATTGTTCCCTTCCCGCCTCGGTCATCAGATCAGGTGACCATTCCGGTTGCCAAACCAGTTCTAATATGATTACTCGGTCAGGAAAGGTCTTTTCCATACTTTTTTGCACCGCCTGTGTGATGGACCCTGCCATCGGACAATAGGGCGTCGTTAAGGTCATTTGAATCTGTAGCTTGTCGCTCTTTGTAAAATCAAATCCATAGACCAAGCCCATATCAATGATGTTTATCCCAAGTTCTGGATCCATGACTAACATCAGCGATTGCATCGCCTTCAATTGCTCCGAAGCAAACGGAGATGTAAAATCAACTTCCATATTCCTCCTTCCTCTTATGAGTCAGCACCTTCAAAACATTCATTAAGTAAGAAACGGAAAGAAGGACCCATAGGATAGAACTGACAGTGATCAACCATTTGATTTTGAAGCCAACCGCCAGCAAGGTCAGTGATAAACCTGCAAGGAACAGGATGTATTGGACCTTTAATAATTGATGGCTATATAGGTCTTTCGGCATGGGCACATTGGCCATTCCGTTCAAGTTTTTATACTGAATGTTCCAAATAATAAATGGCAGGGTCTTAAAGGTCATACCCAAGATTATTCCCGTTATCCAACCCAAGAATATCCAAACCATATAGAGGGTAACCCAATTCCCTGACTCTTGATTAATTACGAGTGGCAAACTTGCAAAAGCAGCAAACAGACTACCAATGGATAATAAGCTATGCTTGATAGGGATCTCTATTTTTTTTCGAAGCCTGTTCTTTAAACAGTCCTGAATAAATACCCCCCAACTAATGACACCCGCAAGGATCAATGTTCCGCATAGCAGAAGTTTGTAATCCACTTGATTTCTATATCCGTGAACCAGGAACATGATCAACCCTGTATTGATCAGGGTAACAGAAATAAACAATGCTTTTCTCTTGATTGATTTACCCATGACGAACATGGGGATCATCTTTGCCCCTGCCCCGAGGATCAGTTGTAGAAACCATCCCGCTAAACCAGCATGGGCATGCAGTTTCAAAATGTCTAAATGATTCTTGGAAATATAGTGATGCCCTAAATTAATGGCCAGCAATAATCCTACAGTTGTAGTGAAACATAACCAGAATGCGGAAAACATGAAAAACAGATTGAATTCAAACGATTTTTCATGGTTCTTACTGGTCATCCATATGACCAGGAAATAGATATAAGAAGCCAAGCAAACTAGGGACCCGCCTAAAATCAGGACCCAATCAGTACGGAAATTCCAAAAGCTATGGATCAAGAGACAGCTACCTACGGTTAACGGGAAATAGCTGAACAAAGCTAATTTAGGGGAGAACAGAGTTTGCTCAAATATGACCGGCACTAATTGATAGGCTGCCCCAAATATGATCATGGTGCCCCACCCCAAGGCTAGGGTATGGACTATAGCTAGAACCTTAGGTTGAAAATAATGTCCTAGGATTTGGCTCCCCGTCAATACCAACAGGATGCTGAAAACTAGGAAAAAGATAGCCGCCGTAGCAAAAAATGGCACAACTACATATCCTTTAGTGGCATTATCCATCGAACTTAAAGTCATATCTCTTTACTTAAGGATGAATTAATATTCTCACATCTCCTTCGGCAATTTCGCTGACAAATACCCGATAAGGTAGATTGCCCAATTCTTCCAACAGGTAAAGGGGTACTTTCTTGTGTTGGACAAAAAGGCCTTCATTCGCTTTTAATTGGCCCAAGGTTTCCAAGATACGCTCCATAGGTTGTGGCATTGGCAAACTCCTAACATCCAACTCTACCATATCGAAACTCTTCTTATTCAGTATCCCTTCGATCACATCAAAGGATACAAACGATATCATGGACTCTATTTTGGTCACCGCCTTTTCTCCCATTGGCTTATAGAAATAAGTATGAAATTCCGTTTTTGAAACTTCATCGGTATAACTGAATGCGCCTTTATCTTCCAGTCGGCTAATAAGTGGGAATGGCAAAAATGTATTGATGATTTCCAAAACTGCCTTTTCAGGAAGTGATTTATAAGCTGCCATGATTTCTTTTAAAGGATCACGGTCAGCATCTAGAATTGGCCTGACATCCAATCGAACAATCTGTTCACATTCCAGTAGCCAGCCTGGTTTATTTTGTACTTTCTCTAATTCAGAAGTCTTGGGCCCAGAAGCCTCTTCCCATGTAAAACCCAGTGGCTCCAGAACACGTCTAAAGTCATCTACAGAACAGTTTGCAATCTTTGCAGCTTCCATGATATTGACACGAGGAGTCAAGACCTTACGCAATATTGGAATTTTGATTTTCCGTAAGGGTTTCGCTATTGATGCAATGGCATCAATGCACAACTCATTAGCTTTGATAAGCTCTGAGATTTTTGTGAATTGATTGATTATCATGGCAAAAATGAATTTTATGACAATGTATAAAACCGTCAATCGGACCTGTCATTTGTTTGGCATTGTACCAATTGCCGTACTCGCTCCTATAGATCCTTCTTTTTAAAATACCTGACCGACAGCCATAGTGGAATGCTCGCCCACAAAAACAGGACGCCCATGGTTAGGCCCATGCCTAGTGCATTTCCAAAGAAGTCTCTAAAAATTGCTCCGGTGTAGCCCATCATGGCAGAAAGGTCGAGTTGTAAGAGGATCATGATCCGACAGACATCGATGGGGTTGAACATGGACAATCCAACCATAAAGTTCTCGATTGGGTAGTCCGAAAATTGGAACAACATAAATAAGACCAAGGCATCGAACAGCAACCCGAAATACAACCACAAGAGGATTGCAAGTCCGATACCTTTGGATTTGTCCCGAATCAATACAGAGGTCCACAAGGCTATTGACACAAAGATCACAGAAAGCAATAACCCGCATCCGACCAAAATTAATCCAGAACTGCTGAAAGCATAAATGAGGGTTGGTATCCCTACGCCTATAAAAAAGGATAGACATAAGGTACCTGCCAGACCTGCAAAGATGCTCAGCCAAATATTCCCCCGCTTCAGGGGTTGACTCACTAATAAACAAATAAATTCAGCACTATTATAGAGGTATATGCTTGAAAATACGATACTTACCAGAGGAACTACAAAAAGTACAATGTTCAATAAACTCACCAATCCTTTTTCATAATTATCTTCCATACTGAACACACTTACTGAAAGGGCAAAGAGTAAAACGGTATAGAAAATGATGGTTTTATTTCTCAGTAAATCAACAAAAACGTAGCGTATAATTTTATTCATGGATAGCCTATTTAGTTTGATTTGGAACAGACATGACCTGCGCAATTGCTTTAGACAATTTATCTGTACCTGTATCT contains:
- a CDS encoding TonB-dependent receptor codes for the protein MKRVSFILSFCFLAAGQFVQAQHHHHDTLKNVAIEEVVVSTQVSVNKQLENEQRASKQANIDQILDRIAGVQMVRRGNYAWEPTIRSLNAAQINLTIDGMAIFGACTDRMDPISSYIEPSNLKQINVNIGPSFNSYAGGMAGGMNFKLANPELSKVPQLNGMLGTGYESNSQAVQTLASLQYSSDKFAFLVNGIFRKAQNYKAADRTIVPNSQFQKWNGSIAATYKLNSKNQILAQYLADYGQDIGYPALTMDVAFANANIVSLTHVYNAGKVGLNEIRSKIYFNHIDHAMDDSKRPAETVPMHMDMPGLSCTAGFYSESGYQFAKHHLQARLNGYINRLTANMTMYPKEGNPMFMFTLPDVQRGLLSLDLSDRYYLNEKWMLDFMGTYSLANSSIYSQQGKEQLSSLTDAPLDGSNHLGNINLTGHYHPSANLHWMAKIGYANRSASLQEYYGFYLFNRLDSYDYLGNVDLKTEKSLQASFGLSYQLPWLRLEANLYNYYFRDYIAGRINPDFHVMTIGATGVKQHQNLEHANLMGAEMAMKIKFLKNLEWLSTIAFSEGKDFEGNYLPLISPFTNNNTFLFNHKGYVAQFEVSYFAKQNKVSTAIYGDTATPEATLFNVAVRKAFQIKQQKLTANLRLENIFDRYYFRHQDIMKIARPGRNLIAQINFSF
- a CDS encoding FixH family protein; this translates as MKNVIYVICWSLFALTMASCQKDDGLENPLEDKMIIAEKTINASTQVQLLADKDLVVGFQQVYIRVLKDGKSNATDKIEFSPVMDMGTMKHGAPTGKFAFNSAVDAFQGFVVFTMPTADNGTWAIDLKINNETLNFPVVIKPAATRNVPVKSFTAPDNKRYILTLVQPSSPKIGINDLEVMVFWRENMFSFPVQDGLTLDFHPEMTSMNHGSSNNVNPQGSGAGIYKGKVNFSMSGDWRLFFNISKGETQLGKDVFLDVLF
- a CDS encoding metal-sulfur cluster assembly factor — protein: MEVDFTSPFASEQLKAMQSLMLVMDPELGINIIDMGLVYGFDFTKSDKLQIQMTLTTPYCPMAGSITQAVQKSMEKTFPDRVIILELVWQPEWSPDLMTEAGREQLNRQ
- a CDS encoding DUF2249 domain-containing protein, which gives rise to MIINQFTKISELIKANELCIDAIASIAKPLRKIKIPILRKVLTPRVNIMEAAKIANCSVDDFRRVLEPLGFTWEEASGPKTSELEKVQNKPGWLLECEQIVRLDVRPILDADRDPLKEIMAAYKSLPEKAVLEIINTFLPFPLISRLEDKGAFSYTDEVSKTEFHTYFYKPMGEKAVTKIESMISFVSFDVIEGILNKKSFDMVELDVRSLPMPQPMERILETLGQLKANEGLFVQHKKVPLYLLEELGNLPYRVFVSEIAEGDVRILIHP
- a CDS encoding ABC transporter permease subunit translates to MNKIIRYVFVDLLRNKTIIFYTVLLFALSVSVFSMEDNYEKGLVSLLNIVLFVVPLVSIVFSSIYLYNSAEFICLLVSQPLKRGNIWLSIFAGLAGTLCLSFFIGVGIPTLIYAFSSSGLILVGCGLLLSVIFVSIALWTSVLIRDKSKGIGLAILLWLYFGLLFDALVLFMLFQFSDYPIENFMVGLSMFNPIDVCRIMILLQLDLSAMMGYTGAIFRDFFGNALGMGLTMGVLFLWASIPLWLSVRYFKKKDL